The following proteins come from a genomic window of Gimesia chilikensis:
- a CDS encoding fatty acid desaturase family protein, with protein MSVTQFTEQELKALEEKTTIPRFLFLPVGLVAIWCLAVYWPTDAISWQIFLTLFISYCLFCWTSCFHECSHHTLSGSKNASIWLGRILGTAMFVPYTVYRESHIRHHAYLNKPSDWELWPYSDPNTSLRFRRVFVWFDLALGLFMAPFIYGRIFWHKDSPLTDPKLRRTIRYEYAAIVIFWGSVIALCGYYGALIGLLRVWVLPHYLAGIYQNTRKFTEHLGMSSYDPMLGTRTVVGNNIITKLCTYFNFDIFVHGPHHRHPKIAHNLLLQKMDDYKEQNPDVKYPVFTTYWSAIIDMAPSFFKQPGVGMNAGAPAPGKEKKQIDNFVGDVAQEVLADTDYVSKKEQKTNASGS; from the coding sequence GTGTCCGTAACACAATTCACCGAACAGGAATTAAAAGCACTAGAAGAAAAAACGACCATCCCTCGTTTTTTGTTCCTGCCTGTCGGATTGGTCGCAATCTGGTGTCTTGCCGTTTACTGGCCCACTGATGCCATCAGTTGGCAGATCTTTCTGACACTGTTTATTTCTTACTGTCTGTTCTGCTGGACCAGTTGCTTCCACGAATGTTCTCACCATACGCTCTCCGGCTCCAAGAATGCGAGCATCTGGCTGGGGCGAATCCTGGGAACGGCGATGTTTGTACCCTACACGGTTTACCGTGAGAGCCATATTCGCCACCACGCCTACCTGAATAAACCCAGCGACTGGGAACTCTGGCCCTATTCTGACCCGAACACATCACTCCGCTTTCGCAGAGTGTTTGTCTGGTTCGACCTGGCTCTGGGTCTGTTCATGGCCCCGTTCATTTACGGTCGCATCTTCTGGCACAAAGATTCTCCCCTGACCGACCCTAAACTCCGTAGAACCATTCGCTACGAATATGCGGCGATTGTAATCTTCTGGGGTTCCGTGATCGCTCTCTGCGGCTACTACGGTGCACTCATCGGTCTGCTGCGTGTATGGGTTCTGCCCCACTATCTCGCAGGGATCTACCAGAACACTCGTAAGTTCACAGAACATCTCGGAATGAGCAGTTACGATCCCATGCTGGGAACCCGTACGGTCGTGGGAAATAATATCATCACGAAGCTCTGCACCTACTTCAACTTTGACATCTTTGTACACGGACCGCATCATCGCCATCCGAAAATCGCCCACAACCTGCTCCTGCAGAAAATGGATGACTACAAAGAACAGAACCCCGATGTCAAATACCCGGTCTTCACGACCTACTGGAGCGCCATCATCGACATGGCCCCCTCCTTCTTCAAACAACCGGGTGTCGGTATGAATGCGGGAGCACCAGCGCCAGGCAAGGAAAAGAAACAGATCGACAACTTCGTCGGCGACGTTGCTCAGGAAGTTCTGGCAGACACCGACTATGTTTCCAAAAAAGAACAGAAGACCAACGCTTCCGGTTCTTAA
- a CDS encoding fumarate reductase/succinate dehydrogenase flavoprotein subunit → MAESATTVLNSRVPEGPMAEKWDRCKQEMKLVNPANKRKKKIIVVGTGLAGASAAASLAELGYQVQSFCFQDSPRRAHSIAAQGGINAAKNYPNDGDSVWRLFYDTVKGGDFRSREANVHRLAQVSNNIIDQCAAQGVPFARDYGGLLANRSFGGAQVSRTFYARGQTGQQLLLGAYSALMRQVGTGRVKLFPRREMLDLVVVDGVARGIIVRNLITGEFETYSADCVLLATGGYGNAFYLSTNAKGSNVTAAWRCHKRGAFFANPCYTQIHPTCIPVSGDYQSKLTLMSESLRNDGRVWVPKSADDKRRGNEIPDEERDYYLERRYPAFGNLVPRDVASRAAKERCDAGYGVGSTGQAVFLDFRDAIIRDGRHVIETKYGNLFHMYQKITGENPYEVPMRIYPAVHYTMGGLWVDYHLQSTIPGLFVLGEANFSDHGANRLGASALMQGLADGYFVAPYTTGHFLASNSLPEVSTEDEAFKAALANAQDRNSKILGVNGTRSSDSIHRELGHILWEYCGMSRERQGLETAMGKIRDLRDEFWSSVKVLGEGEQLNQNLEHAGRLADFLEFGELMVRDALVREESCGGHFREEHQTPENEALRDDENFCHVAAWEFTGVGNEPVEHREQLEFTEVPLATRSYK, encoded by the coding sequence ATGGCCGAGTCGGCTACGACGGTTTTGAATTCTCGAGTTCCTGAAGGTCCCATGGCCGAAAAATGGGATCGTTGTAAACAGGAGATGAAGCTGGTTAACCCGGCGAATAAACGGAAGAAAAAGATCATTGTGGTGGGAACCGGTCTGGCAGGGGCCTCTGCTGCTGCCTCGCTGGCTGAACTGGGCTACCAGGTACAATCCTTCTGTTTTCAGGACTCTCCCCGTCGGGCTCACAGTATTGCCGCCCAGGGGGGGATTAACGCTGCCAAGAACTATCCGAATGACGGCGACAGCGTCTGGCGTCTGTTCTACGATACCGTGAAGGGGGGCGACTTCCGGAGCCGTGAAGCGAACGTGCATCGTCTGGCCCAGGTTAGTAACAACATTATCGACCAGTGTGCTGCCCAGGGCGTGCCTTTCGCCCGTGATTACGGCGGGTTGCTGGCCAACCGGTCCTTCGGTGGGGCCCAGGTATCCCGTACTTTTTATGCCCGCGGGCAGACCGGACAGCAGTTGCTGCTGGGGGCTTACAGCGCTTTGATGCGGCAGGTGGGGACCGGACGTGTCAAGCTGTTCCCGCGGCGTGAAATGCTGGACCTGGTTGTGGTCGACGGCGTGGCCCGGGGGATTATCGTTCGTAATCTGATTACCGGTGAGTTCGAAACCTATTCCGCCGATTGTGTGCTGCTGGCAACCGGCGGTTACGGAAATGCCTTCTACCTTTCGACCAACGCGAAGGGGTCGAATGTGACCGCCGCCTGGCGGTGTCATAAACGGGGAGCGTTCTTTGCGAATCCCTGTTACACACAGATCCACCCGACATGTATCCCCGTGAGTGGCGATTACCAGTCTAAGCTGACTTTGATGAGTGAAAGTCTGCGAAACGACGGCCGGGTCTGGGTTCCCAAATCAGCCGATGATAAACGTCGCGGTAATGAAATTCCTGATGAAGAACGGGACTATTACCTGGAACGACGTTATCCCGCCTTCGGTAACCTGGTGCCTCGTGACGTGGCATCTCGTGCGGCTAAGGAACGCTGCGATGCCGGTTACGGTGTCGGTTCGACCGGTCAGGCAGTCTTCCTGGATTTCCGGGATGCGATTATCCGCGATGGAAGACACGTCATCGAAACGAAGTACGGCAACCTGTTCCATATGTATCAGAAGATTACCGGCGAAAACCCTTACGAAGTGCCGATGCGGATTTATCCCGCTGTGCACTATACGATGGGGGGGCTGTGGGTGGACTATCATCTGCAGAGTACGATTCCCGGTCTGTTCGTGCTGGGCGAAGCAAACTTCTCGGACCATGGTGCCAACCGGCTGGGGGCGTCCGCTTTGATGCAGGGACTGGCAGACGGTTACTTCGTCGCTCCTTACACAACGGGTCACTTCCTGGCTTCGAACAGTCTGCCTGAGGTTTCAACCGAGGATGAGGCGTTCAAGGCTGCATTGGCCAATGCCCAGGACAGAAACTCAAAGATTCTGGGAGTCAACGGAACGCGTTCGTCCGACAGCATCCATCGCGAACTGGGGCACATCCTCTGGGAATACTGTGGTATGTCCCGCGAACGCCAGGGGCTGGAAACAGCCATGGGCAAGATTCGCGATCTGCGGGATGAGTTCTGGTCGAGCGTGAAAGTGCTGGGCGAAGGCGAGCAGTTGAATCAGAACCTGGAACACGCTGGTCGTCTGGCAGACTTCCTGGAATTTGGTGAGTTGATGGTGCGAGATGCCCTCGTGCGGGAAGAATCCTGCGGTGGTCACTTCCGCGAAGAACATCAGACTCCCGAAAACGAAGCGTTACGTGACGATGAGAATTTCTGTCACGTGGCTGCCTGGGAATTCACCGGGGTCGGCAATGAGCCGGTCGAACACCGAGAACAATTAGAATTTACTGAAGTACCTCTGGCTACGAGGAGTTATAAATAA
- a CDS encoding succinate dehydrogenase cytochrome b subunit, with product MVTKLAEKQQSSPSAGGKSATKWIMTLLSSSIGQKFVMGITGLLLCGFLVVHLAGNLLVYVGADAYNNYAKELHSMMLLPVAETGLFLLLFAHIALAFKLTSDNRKARQITYHEKQSKIQEPPSIFGRTPMGRTSSWMFISGSIILIFLIMHMIDMKLHLNPTVDYKDQSPFGIIVQVLGSGLSAPIYIVGTLVLGFHLSHGFWSAFQSLGLNHPKYTPLIKKLAILFAIVIAAGFVSLPLWGFFIR from the coding sequence ATGGTGACGAAATTGGCTGAGAAACAGCAATCCTCTCCGTCAGCAGGCGGAAAATCAGCGACGAAGTGGATTATGACCCTGCTTTCCTCTTCCATTGGCCAGAAGTTCGTGATGGGCATCACGGGCCTTCTCTTGTGCGGCTTCCTGGTTGTGCATCTGGCGGGGAACCTGCTCGTGTATGTCGGCGCAGACGCCTACAACAACTACGCAAAAGAGCTGCACAGCATGATGCTGCTGCCTGTAGCGGAGACGGGACTGTTCCTGCTGCTGTTCGCTCACATTGCACTGGCATTCAAGCTGACCAGCGATAACCGCAAGGCACGCCAGATCACTTATCATGAGAAGCAGAGCAAGATTCAGGAGCCACCTTCCATTTTCGGACGTACTCCGATGGGGCGGACCAGTTCCTGGATGTTCATTTCGGGATCCATAATTCTGATCTTCCTGATCATGCATATGATCGACATGAAACTGCATCTGAACCCAACGGTCGACTACAAAGACCAGTCACCCTTTGGCATCATCGTGCAGGTTCTGGGCAGTGGTTTGAGTGCCCCGATTTACATTGTGGGAACGCTTGTCCTCGGATTTCACCTGTCCCATGGTTTCTGGAGTGCGTTCCAGTCCCTGGGACTGAATCATCCCAAATACACGCCCCTGATCAAGAAACTGGCAATTCTATTTGCGATCGTCATTGCAGCTGGTTTTGTCAGTCTGCCACTCTGGGGCTTTTTTATCCGCTAA
- a CDS encoding MFS transporter produces MSITPVIPSDEEEPIYNRLFWFCYLANVLLVTANAITFRFADLVTYLGGTEELVGDIVSCGVFVALIGRFFLGQGIDRYGVRKLWALSAAIFVVGTGGMTLCRSLGWEIFALRMCFATGIAGMFTCSVVHIQQKVPHHRRTEVIGSLGSSGFVGMILGTQVSDLMMRWLPAGNAQFYALFGIPAILGFSYFLIVLYVTHNDVHRRPQVTPAAHQLLFRYWPGQVMVVAIMMGLSFTVISVFLTRFVSQRGLGGIGTFFLGYAISAFFIRIYTRRWGTTVGRTKMITMGLMGHAIGHTILPSITQEWMLIGPAILCGFGHALLFPAVVSLGTESFPPQYRGTGTTIVLGFFDAGAIIFAPILGGIIDNWGFYPMFYTSASVMTCTALVYTLTTNHSISKDSAVPAPKQELCTVMDDSGD; encoded by the coding sequence ATGTCTATCACACCTGTAATTCCCTCAGATGAAGAGGAACCTATATACAACCGGCTGTTCTGGTTCTGTTACCTGGCCAATGTGCTGCTGGTGACCGCAAATGCAATCACCTTCCGCTTCGCGGATCTGGTTACCTACCTGGGCGGAACCGAAGAGCTTGTCGGTGATATTGTCAGTTGCGGCGTCTTCGTCGCCTTAATCGGCCGCTTCTTCCTCGGTCAGGGTATCGACCGCTATGGTGTGAGAAAACTCTGGGCCCTGTCTGCAGCAATTTTCGTCGTCGGAACCGGCGGCATGACACTTTGTCGTAGTCTGGGCTGGGAAATCTTCGCCTTGCGAATGTGCTTTGCGACCGGTATCGCAGGCATGTTTACCTGCTCCGTCGTACATATCCAGCAGAAAGTCCCACATCACAGGCGGACCGAAGTCATTGGCAGCCTGGGTAGCAGCGGATTCGTCGGTATGATCCTGGGAACCCAGGTCAGTGACCTCATGATGCGCTGGCTTCCCGCCGGCAATGCCCAGTTTTACGCCCTGTTCGGTATCCCTGCAATCCTGGGCTTCAGCTACTTCCTGATCGTCCTGTACGTCACCCATAACGATGTCCACCGCAGACCACAGGTCACCCCTGCTGCACACCAGCTCCTGTTCCGCTACTGGCCGGGCCAGGTCATGGTGGTCGCAATCATGATGGGCCTCAGTTTTACCGTGATCAGCGTCTTTTTAACCCGCTTCGTCTCTCAACGTGGCCTGGGCGGGATCGGGACATTCTTCCTGGGATATGCGATTTCAGCCTTCTTCATTCGCATCTACACCCGCCGCTGGGGAACGACGGTAGGTCGGACCAAAATGATCACCATGGGCCTGATGGGGCACGCGATCGGGCATACGATCCTGCCCTCCATCACTCAGGAATGGATGCTGATTGGCCCCGCGATCCTTTGTGGCTTCGGACACGCCCTGCTCTTCCCGGCCGTGGTCTCCCTCGGAACTGAATCGTTTCCGCCTCAGTATCGTGGGACAGGAACGACGATTGTGCTGGGCTTTTTCGACGCAGGTGCAATTATCTTCGCTCCTATCCTGGGGGGCATCATCGATAACTGGGGCTTCTACCCCATGTTCTACACGTCTGCCTCAGTCATGACGTGTACGGCCCTGGTCTACACGCTGACGACGAATCACAGCATCAGCAAGGACAGCGCCGTCCCCGCGCCGAAGCAGGAACTCTGCACCGTAATGGACGATTCCGGCGATTGA
- a CDS encoding 3'-5' exoribonuclease YhaM family protein, with translation MSRQNINQLKDGDTVNEVYLLVDKQLRANRNASLFLSADLRDASGVVNARMWNVVEDRMLHFQSGNYVQVKGKVHLFQGALQIILTYIEPVSAENLDPAEFQPQASHDVQALLARLREMLLGIENNEVRTLMECFLVDESLMEEFCRAPAGVKTHHAYHGGLIEHVVNLMETAHRIADLYPKADMSLLLAGVFLHDIGKVRELGYENEFIYTDEGQLLGHLIIGVEMLTEKIRAYQEMTGESFPKEAELRLKHMIVSHHGTYEFGSPRLPMTPEAVALHHLDNLDAKVNEFARFIDDDLNSTSSWTPYSPRLQRKLFKGMTED, from the coding sequence ATGTCTCGACAAAATATAAATCAACTGAAGGACGGGGATACTGTAAACGAGGTTTATCTGTTAGTTGACAAGCAGTTACGAGCGAATCGGAATGCAAGTCTGTTTCTGTCTGCTGATCTGAGAGATGCGTCGGGTGTCGTCAATGCGCGGATGTGGAATGTAGTCGAAGATCGGATGCTGCATTTTCAATCGGGCAACTACGTTCAGGTGAAAGGCAAAGTGCATCTCTTTCAGGGCGCATTGCAGATCATTCTGACCTACATCGAACCGGTCTCCGCGGAGAATCTGGACCCGGCTGAGTTTCAACCCCAGGCGTCACATGATGTGCAGGCACTGCTGGCGCGGTTACGTGAGATGCTGCTGGGAATTGAAAATAACGAGGTCCGCACTCTGATGGAGTGCTTCCTGGTTGATGAATCGCTGATGGAAGAGTTCTGTCGGGCTCCGGCCGGTGTGAAGACGCATCATGCCTACCATGGCGGGTTGATCGAGCATGTGGTCAACCTGATGGAGACCGCGCATCGGATCGCGGATCTGTATCCCAAAGCGGATATGAGTCTACTGCTGGCTGGTGTGTTCCTGCACGATATCGGCAAGGTCCGCGAACTGGGCTACGAGAACGAATTTATCTATACCGACGAAGGCCAACTGCTGGGGCACCTGATTATTGGCGTAGAAATGCTGACAGAGAAGATTCGCGCTTACCAGGAAATGACGGGAGAATCCTTCCCCAAGGAAGCGGAATTACGGCTGAAACACATGATTGTAAGCCATCATGGCACGTATGAATTTGGCAGCCCCCGCCTGCCGATGACTCCGGAAGCAGTCGCCCTGCATCATCTGGATAACCTGGATGCGAAAGTCAATGAGTTCGCGCGGTTCATTGACGATGATCTTAATTCGACATCCAGCTGGACTCCCTATTCGCCTCGCCTGCAGCGAAAGCTGTTTAAGGGAATGACTGAGGACTGA
- the rnr gene encoding ribonuclease R, translating into MPDFEKKILEYVARPGYTPIREKALLKKVGGSKSTSSEFEQAMQSLQSRKEILVSDSGLIRPVKKEGWIAGIIKKINSGAGYLIPHHKPDDIAHDQRHAGDLYISERDMGDAQTGDEVYATVINRRRSGGQICGRVVEIIERASTTFVGTYFETQGEGYVHVDGKIFNSPIHVGDPGAKGVEPEDKVVIDILHFPSKSYLGQGVISKVLGPHGKPGVDLLSIVYEFGIPMDFPEEVLEAAREQASLFDETKLGNRRDLTNETIVTIDPADARDFDDAISLTQNERGHWVLGVHIADVAHFVKEGSVLDREARRRGTSVYLPGQVIPMLPEIISNGLASLQQDQVRFTKSAFIEFTSDGVPVHTEFVNSAIRVKKRFAYEQVLPIIQERDEEGDRIPRDVRELLKNMHHLAMMLRKRRFAAGALELHLSEVRLTFDDKHRVSGAVEREHDESHQIIEEFMLAANIAVAEGLNDRGLRFLRRVHPSPDYQRQVEFAEFVSALGYTLKKAQSRKDLQRLIEQVHGTAVEQAINYSMLRSLKQAEYTDEELGHYALAVEHYCHFTSPIRRYPDLTIHRMIDEILERPDKGKGQSPQGLRQLGHDLSLRERRAESAERELTKVKLLTWMVENKINTLKTMITGVESFGLFCRGVDVPVEGLLHISRLGKNDYFHQDPAKFSIVGERTGQEFRIGDFLEVEVEKIDLDRRELDFRMPRAEKSGKSKSKSDNGNSKQSGKKPTRASSKGKGAVKKKKNRPGKSPRSKKKKRK; encoded by the coding sequence ATGCCCGATTTTGAGAAGAAGATTCTCGAGTACGTAGCCCGCCCCGGTTACACACCGATTCGGGAAAAAGCGCTGCTGAAAAAAGTGGGAGGCTCCAAGTCAACTTCTTCTGAATTCGAGCAGGCCATGCAGAGTCTCCAGTCCCGCAAAGAGATTCTCGTGTCCGATTCGGGGCTGATTCGCCCCGTGAAAAAAGAGGGTTGGATTGCCGGGATTATCAAGAAAATCAATTCCGGGGCCGGGTATCTGATTCCCCATCACAAGCCGGATGACATTGCCCACGACCAGCGTCATGCCGGCGATCTGTATATTTCCGAGCGGGATATGGGGGATGCCCAGACCGGCGATGAAGTTTATGCCACCGTGATCAATCGCCGCCGCAGCGGAGGCCAGATCTGCGGTCGCGTCGTGGAGATCATCGAGCGGGCTTCGACGACATTTGTCGGCACTTACTTCGAAACACAGGGTGAAGGTTATGTGCATGTGGACGGCAAGATATTCAACTCGCCGATTCATGTGGGCGATCCGGGGGCGAAAGGTGTCGAACCCGAAGATAAGGTCGTCATCGACATTCTGCATTTCCCTTCAAAGAGCTACCTGGGACAGGGAGTGATTTCCAAAGTCCTGGGGCCACACGGGAAGCCAGGCGTTGATCTGCTGTCCATAGTCTACGAGTTCGGTATCCCGATGGACTTTCCGGAGGAGGTCCTGGAAGCAGCTCGAGAGCAGGCGAGCCTGTTTGATGAGACAAAACTGGGGAATCGCCGCGACCTGACCAACGAGACGATCGTGACGATTGACCCTGCGGATGCCCGGGACTTCGATGATGCAATTTCGCTGACTCAGAACGAGCGCGGGCACTGGGTGCTGGGCGTGCATATTGCCGATGTGGCGCACTTTGTTAAAGAGGGTTCTGTACTGGACCGTGAGGCCCGACGGCGGGGGACCAGTGTGTATCTGCCCGGCCAGGTGATTCCGATGCTGCCTGAGATCATTTCAAATGGTCTGGCCAGTCTGCAGCAGGATCAGGTGCGTTTCACCAAATCTGCGTTTATCGAATTTACGTCGGATGGCGTGCCGGTCCATACCGAGTTCGTCAATTCCGCGATTCGGGTCAAGAAGCGGTTCGCCTACGAGCAGGTGCTGCCCATCATTCAGGAACGTGACGAGGAAGGGGACCGGATACCCCGGGACGTCCGCGAGCTGCTGAAAAACATGCATCATCTGGCAATGATGCTGCGAAAACGTCGCTTTGCTGCCGGTGCACTGGAGTTGCACCTCTCCGAAGTGCGGCTCACCTTTGACGACAAACATCGTGTGAGTGGTGCCGTTGAACGCGAGCATGACGAAAGCCACCAGATCATCGAAGAATTCATGCTGGCAGCGAATATTGCGGTCGCGGAAGGACTCAATGACCGGGGACTGCGGTTTCTGCGTCGCGTGCATCCGTCGCCTGACTACCAGCGGCAAGTGGAATTCGCCGAGTTTGTCAGCGCACTGGGTTATACGCTCAAAAAGGCCCAGAGTCGTAAGGATCTGCAGCGTCTGATCGAGCAGGTGCATGGAACCGCTGTCGAACAGGCCATCAATTATTCCATGTTACGCAGTCTCAAGCAGGCAGAATATACGGATGAAGAGCTTGGGCACTACGCTCTGGCCGTTGAGCATTACTGCCACTTCACCAGCCCGATTCGGCGGTACCCTGACCTGACAATTCATCGCATGATCGATGAAATTCTGGAGCGTCCCGACAAAGGGAAAGGGCAGAGCCCCCAGGGGCTGCGTCAACTGGGCCACGACCTCTCCTTACGTGAGCGTCGTGCCGAGTCGGCAGAACGGGAGCTGACTAAAGTCAAACTGCTGACCTGGATGGTTGAAAATAAAATCAACACGCTGAAAACCATGATCACGGGAGTGGAATCGTTCGGGTTGTTCTGCCGGGGTGTGGATGTGCCTGTGGAAGGACTGTTACACATCAGCCGACTGGGCAAAAACGATTACTTTCACCAGGATCCAGCCAAATTCAGTATCGTCGGGGAGCGGACAGGTCAGGAGTTCCGTATTGGTGATTTCCTGGAGGTGGAAGTCGAAAAGATCGATCTGGATCGTCGAGAGCTGGATTTTCGAATGCCCCGAGCGGAGAAGTCAGGTAAATCGAAGTCAAAATCAGATAATGGTAATTCGAAGCAGTCAGGTAAAAAGCCGACTCGGGCCTCTTCCAAGGGGAAGGGGGCTGTGAAAAAGAAGAAGAACCGGCCGGGGAAGTCACCGCGGAGCAAAAAGAAGAAACGCAAGTAA
- the gcvT gene encoding glycine cleavage system aminomethyltransferase GcvT, with translation MSESLLTTACHQWHVDHGGRMVDFAGWEMPLLYTNITDEHHAVRQAAGLFDIAHMGRLFFSGPDACRFLDHLLTNNVESLKPGQIRYSLVTNESGGILDDVLVYRFSDFYLLVVNASNRLKIVDWIEQQREGFDVQIDDMTCEKFMLALQGPASLGILNPLAEAELSEIKYYYGVETKVLGVDALVSRTGYTGEDGFEVVVDQAEGLALWERLMADGQSAGLVPAGLGCRDTLRLEAAMPLYGHELDEETDPFTAGLNFAVKLQAADFVGKEALIAAKAREDRKVRIGFTLEGKRAAREGAELYDGDQKVGVVTSGSFSPTLDLPLGMAYVEAAYAEPGQVLEADIRGKRFPVKVTALPFYKRDT, from the coding sequence GTGTCTGAATCTTTACTCACTACTGCCTGCCACCAGTGGCACGTTGATCATGGCGGCCGAATGGTCGATTTCGCCGGCTGGGAAATGCCTCTGCTGTATACGAATATCACCGATGAGCATCACGCGGTACGCCAGGCGGCAGGTTTGTTTGACATCGCCCACATGGGGCGGCTCTTTTTCAGTGGTCCGGATGCATGCCGCTTCCTGGATCATCTGCTGACGAATAACGTCGAATCACTCAAGCCGGGACAGATCCGCTACTCACTGGTGACTAATGAATCCGGGGGGATCCTGGATGACGTACTGGTCTATCGATTTTCCGATTTCTATCTGCTGGTGGTGAATGCATCCAATCGCCTGAAAATCGTTGACTGGATCGAACAGCAGCGGGAAGGCTTCGATGTGCAGATCGATGACATGACCTGCGAGAAGTTCATGCTGGCCCTGCAGGGACCTGCTTCACTGGGAATTCTGAATCCACTGGCTGAGGCAGAGCTGAGCGAAATCAAATATTATTACGGCGTGGAAACCAAAGTGCTGGGCGTGGATGCTCTCGTGAGTCGGACCGGATATACCGGGGAAGACGGCTTCGAGGTCGTCGTTGATCAGGCTGAAGGTCTGGCACTCTGGGAGCGACTGATGGCCGACGGTCAGAGTGCAGGACTGGTTCCTGCCGGGCTGGGATGCCGCGATACGCTCCGTCTGGAAGCCGCTATGCCCCTGTATGGGCACGAACTGGACGAAGAGACCGATCCCTTTACAGCGGGACTCAACTTCGCTGTGAAGCTGCAGGCGGCTGATTTCGTAGGTAAAGAGGCATTGATCGCCGCCAAGGCTCGTGAAGATCGTAAAGTACGCATTGGTTTCACCCTGGAGGGGAAACGGGCGGCACGCGAAGGTGCAGAGCTGTACGATGGCGATCAGAAGGTGGGCGTCGTGACGTCTGGGTCCTTCTCACCGACGCTGGATCTGCCGCTGGGCATGGCATATGTCGAAGCCGCTTATGCAGAGCCGGGGCAGGTGCTGGAAGCGGATATTCGCGGTAAGCGATTTCCGGTAAAAGTGACCGCTTTGCCATTCTACAAACGCGACACTTAG
- a CDS encoding succinate dehydrogenase/fumarate reductase iron-sulfur subunit: MSETLDLTLRIWRQPGPDAVGRYVDYKLTDISTHMSFLEMLDVLNEQLLQQGEEMVAFDHDCREGICGMCSLMINGQAHGPDSGTTTCQLHMRRFKNGDTIVIEPWRSQAFPVIRDLVVDRSAFDRIIEKGGFISVNTGNAPDANNIPVPLPVQETAMDAAACIGCGACVAACKNASAMLFVSAKVSHLSTLPQGAPERASRVQNMVAQMDEEGFGNCTNTEECSAACPAEISVSNIARLNREYLRAKLCAKD, encoded by the coding sequence ATGAGCGAGACTCTGGATCTGACGCTCAGAATCTGGCGCCAGCCTGGCCCCGATGCCGTCGGGCGTTACGTCGATTACAAACTTACCGACATCTCCACGCATATGTCCTTCCTGGAAATGCTGGACGTGTTGAATGAGCAATTGCTGCAGCAGGGCGAAGAGATGGTTGCCTTTGACCATGACTGTCGCGAAGGGATCTGCGGGATGTGTAGCCTGATGATCAACGGACAGGCACATGGTCCGGATTCAGGCACAACTACCTGTCAGTTGCATATGCGGCGGTTCAAGAATGGCGACACGATCGTGATTGAACCCTGGCGATCGCAGGCGTTTCCTGTGATTCGCGACCTGGTCGTCGATCGCAGTGCTTTTGACCGGATCATCGAAAAGGGGGGCTTTATCTCGGTCAATACCGGGAATGCTCCCGATGCGAACAATATTCCCGTTCCCCTGCCGGTCCAGGAGACAGCCATGGATGCGGCAGCCTGTATTGGCTGTGGTGCCTGTGTGGCCGCCTGTAAGAATGCTTCAGCCATGCTGTTTGTTTCTGCGAAGGTGTCACATCTGTCGACACTGCCTCAGGGGGCTCCCGAGCGTGCGAGTCGTGTGCAGAACATGGTCGCCCAGATGGACGAAGAAGGCTTTGGAAACTGTACGAATACGGAAGAGTGTTCGGCTGCGTGTCCCGCAGAGATTTCGGTCTCTAACATTGCCCGTCTGAACCGCGAATACCTGCGTGCAAAGCTGTGTGCGAAAGACTAA